The window GAAGTAGACCAAAAGCAGCTGGACGAACTCCATTTGGTTATTAAGGAATGAGGTTTAAATGAAAAACATTATTTTGACAGGGGATAGACCCACAGGAAAACTTCATATAGGGCACTATGTAGGCTCCTTAAAAAACCGGGTGGCTTTGCAGAATTCGGGCAAGTATGACGAAATTTATATTATGATTGCCGATGCGCAGGCTACAACTGACAATGCGGATAATCTTGAAAAAGTGCGTACAAGCGTTATCGAAGTGGCCTTGGATTATCTTGCCTGCGGAATAGACCCTCAAAAATCGACAATCCTCGTGCAGACTCAAATCCCTGAACTTTGCGAGCTTACCTTTTATTATATGAATCTCGTTACCCTGGCCCGCCTTGAACGGAACCCTACGGTAAAAAATGAGATTAAGCTGAGAGGCTTTAACACAGGTGTCAACGCCGGTGGAAACACCGGTATCCCTGTAGGTTTTTTAACCTACCCTATAAGTCAGGCAGCCGATATTACGGCCTTTTTGGCAAATACGGTTCCTGTTGGCGAAGACCAGATGCCCATGATTGAGCAAACGCGCGAGATAGTCCGCTCCTTTAATTCTCTTTACGGGGAAACCTTGGTAGAGCCCAAGGAGCTTTTGCCTGCAAACAAAACCTGCGGCCGGCTTCCCGGAACCGACGGAAAAGCTAAGATGAGTAAGTCGCTCGGCAACTGTATTTATATTTCGGACAGCCCCGAAGAAATCAAAAAGAAGGTAATGGGAATGTTTACAGACCCTAATCACCTCCGTGTTGAAGACCCGGGGAAGGTTGAAGGAAATCCGGTATTTGCTTATCTTGACGCCTTTGCCCGAAATGAGCACTTCCCTGAGTTTTGGAGCGATTATTCATGCTTGAATGAGGTTAAGGAGCATTACCAAAAAGGCGGTCTAGGCGATGTCAAAATTAAAAAATTTTTAAACAATATTTTACAGGAAGAACTTAGGCCAATCAGGGAAAAAAGAGAGGCCTTTCAAAAAGACCTTCCTTCCGTTTATCAAATCCTGATTGAAGGCACCAAAAAAGCAAGGGAAAAAGCCGCAGCTACAACTCATTCTGTCCGCTCTGCAATGAAAATAAACTATTTTGAGGGAATGTGACACATCAGCAAAGCTGACGACGAGTTTTAATTAAATAAAACTAAAACATCTCCATTTTCCCCTTGAATTTTATGTGTTTGTATGATAATATCTTAAATATTGGAGGAAGGAAACTATATGGCAAATGCAGGAGGCCTTAATAAAAAGGCCAAGGTCGAAAATGATGACCTTTTAAAATTAGTTACATTCCAACTCGGAGAAGAACTTTACGGTGTAGAAATTATGGATGTTGACCAAATAGTCAGGGTTCAGGATGTAAGGCCTATTCCGAATGCTCCGTATTATGTTGAAGGAATTTTTAACCTACGAAGCGAAATTATTCCGGTAATAAGTCTTCACAAGAGATTTCACATAAAAAAGGCTTCTTTGGATGAAGGCGATGAGTTTTTGGGCGGCTTTATAATCATAAAGGTTGAGAACAATAAAATAGGTATTATAATCGATAGAGTAGCCCGTGTTGTTGACGTAAAAAAAGAAGAAATACAGCCTCCGCCCCAGATGATTGCAGGTATCGGAGCCGAGTACATTAACGGCGTTGTCCGCCGAGATCCGGGTTATCTGATAATCTTGGATATTCA of the Treponema denticola ATCC 35405 genome contains:
- the trpS gene encoding tryptophan--tRNA ligase, which encodes MKNIILTGDRPTGKLHIGHYVGSLKNRVALQNSGKYDEIYIMIADAQATTDNADNLEKVRTSVIEVALDYLACGIDPQKSTILVQTQIPELCELTFYYMNLVTLARLERNPTVKNEIKLRGFNTGVNAGGNTGIPVGFLTYPISQAADITAFLANTVPVGEDQMPMIEQTREIVRSFNSLYGETLVEPKELLPANKTCGRLPGTDGKAKMSKSLGNCIYISDSPEEIKKKVMGMFTDPNHLRVEDPGKVEGNPVFAYLDAFARNEHFPEFWSDYSCLNEVKEHYQKGGLGDVKIKKFLNNILQEELRPIREKREAFQKDLPSVYQILIEGTKKAREKAAATTHSVRSAMKINYFEGM
- a CDS encoding chemotaxis protein CheW codes for the protein MANAGGLNKKAKVENDDLLKLVTFQLGEELYGVEIMDVDQIVRVQDVRPIPNAPYYVEGIFNLRSEIIPVISLHKRFHIKKASLDEGDEFLGGFIIIKVENNKIGIIIDRVARVVDVKKEEIQPPPQMIAGIGAEYINGVVRRDPGYLIILDIHRLFNPKELQKITNL